A stretch of the Amycolatopsis sp. BJA-103 genome encodes the following:
- the ehuC gene encoding ectoine/hydroxyectoine ABC transporter permease subunit EhuC codes for MSSSVSHIITSVLSGLTATVTAALGGIAVTVVLALIAGLALRSPSRVVRGISRVYVEIFRGTSEVVQLFWLYFVLPVLVGFQLVPMFAGILVLGLNHGAYGAEIVRGAVNSVPRAQFEGALALNLTPAQRMRRVILPQAFAEMLPPFNNLFIQLLKSTALLSFIAVPEMARQGELLRPVFGAEIGWIYGTELVLYLLLALLITSGMRTLERIAARRLGRAPAKMAATAGGV; via the coding sequence ATGTCGTCGTCGGTTTCGCACATCATCACGTCCGTCCTCAGTGGACTGACCGCGACCGTCACCGCCGCGCTCGGCGGGATCGCGGTCACCGTCGTGCTCGCGTTGATCGCCGGGCTCGCGCTGCGATCGCCGTCCCGGGTCGTGCGGGGGATTTCCCGGGTCTACGTGGAGATCTTCCGCGGCACCTCGGAGGTCGTCCAGCTGTTCTGGCTGTACTTCGTGCTGCCGGTGCTGGTGGGTTTCCAGCTGGTCCCGATGTTCGCCGGAATCCTGGTGCTCGGGCTGAATCACGGCGCGTACGGCGCCGAGATCGTCCGCGGCGCGGTGAATTCCGTCCCGCGGGCGCAGTTCGAAGGCGCCCTCGCGCTCAATCTGACACCCGCCCAGCGGATGCGGCGGGTGATCCTGCCGCAGGCGTTCGCGGAAATGCTGCCGCCGTTCAACAACCTGTTCATCCAATTGCTGAAGAGCACCGCCCTGCTCTCGTTCATCGCCGTTCCGGAGATGGCGCGGCAAGGTGAACTGCTCCGGCCGGTGTTCGGCGCCGAGATCGGCTGGATCTACGGGACCGAACTCGTGCTCTATCTCCTGCTCGCGCTGCTGATCACGAGCGGGATGCGGACGCTGGAACGGATCGCGGCGCGGCGGCTCGGCAGGGCGCCCGCCAAGATGGCGGCCACGGCGGGGGGTGTGTGA
- the ehuB gene encoding ectoine/hydroxyectoine ABC transporter substrate-binding protein EhuB produces the protein MAHGEWSRREFFRRSAVLGAVTIGGPVLLSACTSTSSGDALEAAKSAKKIKIGIANEAPYGFTDQTGKVTGEAPEVARAVFKAMGIDNVEASAVSFDQLIPALNARQYDIVAAGMNIKKERCDAAAFSIPDYSALTALLVPKGNPQQILKFEDIAAKKVKVAVLSAAVEKGYATDSGVAEDQIVTLDSQDNMLRAVTDGRVYCAALTDISLKDVLAKNAGAAAEVTPGFDPIKNGQPVVSAGAFVFRKDDNPLREAFNAELKKLHDSGEWTKIVTPFGFSADNLPKTGVTTEKLCAV, from the coding sequence ATGGCGCACGGCGAGTGGTCGAGGCGAGAATTCTTCCGGCGGTCGGCTGTTCTGGGGGCGGTGACGATCGGCGGTCCGGTGCTGTTGTCCGCGTGCACGTCGACCTCGTCCGGAGACGCGTTGGAGGCGGCGAAAAGCGCCAAGAAGATCAAGATCGGTATCGCGAACGAAGCACCCTACGGTTTCACGGATCAGACTGGCAAGGTCACCGGAGAAGCGCCCGAAGTCGCGCGCGCCGTATTCAAGGCCATGGGCATCGACAATGTCGAGGCCAGCGCCGTGTCGTTCGACCAGCTGATTCCCGCGCTCAACGCCAGGCAGTACGACATCGTCGCGGCCGGGATGAACATCAAGAAGGAACGGTGTGACGCCGCCGCCTTCTCGATCCCCGACTACTCGGCGCTGACCGCTTTGCTGGTGCCGAAGGGAAATCCGCAGCAGATCCTGAAGTTCGAGGACATCGCCGCGAAGAAGGTCAAGGTCGCCGTGCTCTCGGCGGCCGTCGAGAAGGGCTACGCCACGGATTCCGGAGTGGCCGAAGACCAGATCGTCACCCTGGATTCGCAGGACAACATGCTCCGCGCGGTCACCGACGGCCGGGTCTACTGTGCCGCGCTCACCGACATCTCCCTCAAGGACGTCCTGGCGAAGAACGCGGGCGCGGCCGCCGAAGTCACGCCCGGCTTCGATCCGATCAAGAACGGGCAGCCGGTCGTCTCCGCGGGCGCGTTCGTCTTCCGCAAGGACGACAACCCGCTGCGTGAGGCTTTCAATGCCGAACTCAAGAAACTGCACGACAGCGGTGAGTGGACCAAGATCGTGACGCCGTTCGGGTTCTCGGCGGACAACCTGCCGAAGACCGGTGTCACCACCGAGAAACTCTGCGCGGTGTAA
- a CDS encoding protein meaA produces the protein MPYPTDRERDRPWVMRTYAGHSSAAASNELYRRNLAKGQTGLSVAFDLPTQTGYDPDHQLSKGEVGKVGVPVSHLGDMRRLFDGIPLAEANTSMTINAPAMWLLALYVSVAREQAEAEGRDVDEVLAKLTGTTQNDIIKEYLSRGTYIFPPGPSLRLITDMIAWTVHHVPKWNPINICSYHLQEAGATPTQEVAYALCTAIAVLDAVRDSGQVEQADMAKVVARISFFVNAGVRFVEEMSKMRAFTALWDEITRDRYGVTDPKARRLRYGVQVNSLGLTEAQPENNVQRIVLEMLAVSLSRGARARAIQLPAWNEALGLPRPWDQQWALRMQQVLAFETDLLEYEDIFDGSHVIQAKVDEIMAGAREEIARVQDVGGAVAAVESGYMKSQLVASLAELRRGMEDGERILVGVNKFETTEPSPLQAEGAKAIETIDPAVEKQAVSAIEEWRAHRDNAAAESSLEKLKAIAKTSENLFEATIDCARAGVTTGEWSGALREVFGEYRAPTGVSASAAAGEGNAEIRRVRDRVKTTSTEIGERLRILVGKPGLDGHSNGAEQVAVRARDVGFEVVYQGIRLTPEQIVAAAVQEGVHVVGLSVLSGSHLEVVPQVVDGLQAAGAGDIPVIVGGIIPPDDEKLLLERGIARVFTPKDYELTDIMDGIVGLVRERHGLST, from the coding sequence GTGCCCTATCCCACGGATCGTGAGCGGGACCGCCCCTGGGTGATGCGGACCTACGCGGGCCACTCGTCCGCGGCCGCGTCCAACGAGCTGTACCGCCGCAACCTCGCCAAGGGCCAGACCGGTCTCTCCGTCGCGTTCGATCTGCCGACGCAGACCGGCTACGACCCGGATCACCAGCTGTCCAAGGGCGAGGTCGGCAAGGTCGGTGTCCCGGTTTCGCACCTCGGTGACATGCGGCGCCTCTTCGACGGCATCCCGCTCGCCGAGGCCAACACGTCGATGACGATCAACGCGCCCGCCATGTGGCTGCTGGCGCTCTACGTCTCCGTGGCGCGCGAGCAGGCCGAAGCCGAGGGGCGCGACGTCGACGAGGTGCTCGCCAAGCTCACCGGCACCACGCAGAACGACATCATCAAGGAATACCTCTCCCGCGGCACCTACATCTTCCCGCCGGGCCCGAGCCTCCGCCTGATCACCGACATGATCGCGTGGACCGTGCACCACGTGCCGAAGTGGAACCCGATCAACATCTGCAGTTACCACCTGCAGGAAGCGGGCGCGACGCCGACGCAAGAGGTCGCGTACGCGTTGTGCACCGCCATCGCCGTCCTCGACGCCGTCCGGGATTCCGGGCAGGTCGAGCAGGCCGACATGGCCAAGGTGGTCGCGCGGATCTCGTTCTTCGTCAACGCCGGGGTGCGGTTCGTCGAAGAGATGTCGAAGATGCGCGCGTTCACCGCGCTCTGGGACGAGATCACCCGGGATCGTTACGGCGTAACGGATCCGAAGGCGCGGCGGCTGCGCTACGGCGTGCAGGTCAACTCGCTGGGCCTCACCGAGGCGCAGCCGGAGAACAACGTCCAGCGCATCGTGCTGGAGATGCTCGCGGTCTCGCTTTCCCGCGGCGCCAGGGCCCGCGCGATCCAGTTGCCCGCGTGGAACGAGGCGCTCGGCCTGCCCCGGCCGTGGGATCAGCAGTGGGCGCTGCGGATGCAGCAGGTGCTCGCGTTCGAGACCGACCTGCTGGAGTACGAGGACATCTTCGACGGCTCGCACGTCATCCAGGCCAAGGTCGACGAGATCATGGCCGGCGCACGCGAGGAGATCGCGCGGGTGCAGGATGTCGGCGGCGCTGTCGCGGCCGTCGAAAGCGGATACATGAAGTCCCAGCTCGTCGCTTCGCTCGCCGAGTTGCGGCGTGGCATGGAAGACGGCGAGCGGATCCTGGTCGGTGTCAACAAGTTCGAGACCACCGAGCCCTCACCGCTGCAAGCCGAAGGTGCCAAGGCGATCGAGACGATCGACCCGGCCGTCGAGAAGCAGGCCGTCTCCGCGATCGAGGAATGGCGGGCGCACCGCGACAACGCGGCCGCCGAGTCTTCGCTGGAGAAGCTGAAGGCCATCGCGAAGACCTCGGAGAACCTGTTCGAGGCCACGATCGACTGCGCCCGCGCCGGCGTCACCACCGGCGAATGGTCGGGGGCGCTGCGCGAGGTGTTCGGCGAATACCGTGCTCCCACCGGGGTTTCCGCGTCGGCGGCCGCGGGCGAGGGCAACGCGGAGATCCGCCGCGTGCGCGACAGGGTCAAGACGACGAGCACCGAGATCGGCGAGAGGCTGCGGATCCTGGTCGGCAAACCCGGGCTCGACGGGCACTCCAACGGCGCCGAGCAGGTGGCCGTGCGGGCGCGCGACGTCGGTTTCGAGGTGGTGTACCAGGGCATCCGGCTCACCCCGGAACAGATCGTCGCGGCGGCGGTCCAGGAGGGCGTGCACGTGGTCGGGCTTTCGGTGCTCTCGGGTTCGCATCTCGAGGTCGTGCCGCAGGTCGTGGACGGATTGCAGGCCGCGGGCGCGGGCGACATCCCGGTCATCGTCGGCGGCATCATCCCGCCCGACGACGAGAAACTCCTGCTGGAACGCGGGATCGCGAGGGTGTTCACGCCGAAGGACTACGAACTCACCGACATCATGGACGGAATTGTCGGATTGGTGCGGGAGCGCCACGGCCTGAGCACGTAA
- a CDS encoding LysE family translocator, giving the protein MTWSSYSRYLLIVVLIVLAPGPDTMVMLKNSLSGGNRGGLLATAGIFVANSVQGTAAALGLGVVIAQSQPVFVTLKWVGAAYLVFLGFQALRGAWRGDYSGLASVKQQRSSGFRRFREGFLSNITNPKVLVLYLSVLPQFLDPVKTSAWDALLLAYTVAVLGAIWLLMLLFFVHRVRTWLERRKVRRALDGVTGTALVGFGAALAFES; this is encoded by the coding sequence GTGACCTGGAGTTCTTACAGCAGATATCTGCTCATCGTCGTCTTGATCGTCCTCGCACCGGGGCCGGACACGATGGTGATGCTCAAGAACTCGCTGTCCGGCGGCAACCGTGGCGGATTACTGGCGACGGCCGGGATCTTCGTGGCCAACTCCGTCCAGGGCACCGCCGCCGCGCTCGGCCTCGGCGTCGTCATCGCGCAGTCACAGCCGGTGTTCGTGACGCTCAAGTGGGTCGGCGCCGCCTACCTGGTCTTCCTCGGTTTCCAGGCGCTGCGCGGCGCGTGGCGGGGTGACTACTCCGGCCTCGCGTCGGTGAAGCAGCAACGGTCGAGCGGGTTCCGCCGCTTCCGTGAAGGCTTCCTCTCCAACATCACCAACCCGAAGGTCCTCGTGCTGTACCTGTCGGTGCTCCCGCAGTTCCTCGACCCGGTGAAGACCTCCGCGTGGGACGCGCTGCTGCTCGCCTACACCGTGGCCGTGCTGGGCGCGATCTGGCTGTTGATGCTGCTGTTCTTCGTGCACCGCGTGCGGACCTGGCTGGAGCGGCGCAAGGTCCGCCGCGCGCTCGACGGCGTCACCGGCACCGCGCTGGTCGGTTTCGGCGCGGCTTTGGCGTTCGAGTCATGA
- a CDS encoding LysE family translocator — MTWGVYGGFALMMLALALVPGPDNMVVLKNALSGGIRGGGWACFGIGVANLAQATAAALGLGAVIMNSRPVFEAVKWAGAAYLCYLGIRALIGAFRGDYGRLAETAAARRGGFRRWREGFLSNVTNPKVLVLYLSVLPQFLTPGVTGTGDALLLAYTIAAAGTFAQLLLLFFVHRVRAWMERRKVRRVLDGVTGTALVGFGAALVLEG, encoded by the coding sequence ATGACCTGGGGCGTCTACGGCGGTTTCGCGCTGATGATGCTGGCGCTGGCCCTCGTCCCCGGCCCGGACAACATGGTGGTGCTGAAGAACGCGCTCTCCGGCGGGATCCGCGGTGGCGGCTGGGCCTGCTTCGGCATCGGCGTCGCGAACCTCGCGCAGGCGACGGCGGCCGCGCTCGGGCTCGGCGCCGTCATCATGAACTCGCGTCCGGTGTTCGAGGCCGTGAAGTGGGCCGGTGCGGCTTACCTCTGCTACCTCGGGATCCGGGCGCTGATCGGCGCCTTCCGCGGCGACTACGGGCGGCTCGCCGAAACCGCGGCCGCCCGGCGAGGCGGATTCCGGCGCTGGCGCGAAGGCTTCCTCTCCAACGTCACCAATCCGAAGGTCCTCGTGCTGTACCTGTCGGTGCTGCCGCAATTCCTGACCCCGGGCGTCACCGGCACCGGTGACGCCCTGCTGCTGGCCTACACGATCGCGGCGGCCGGGACCTTCGCCCAGCTTCTGCTGCTGTTCTTCGTACACCGCGTGCGGGCCTGGATGGAACGACGCAAGGTCCGCCGCGTGCTCGACGGCGTCACCGGAACCGCTCTGGTCGGTTTCGGCGCCGCGCTCGTGTTGGAAGGCTAG
- the murA gene encoding UDP-N-acetylglucosamine 1-carboxyvinyltransferase, translating to MSEHFDVHGGARLVGEVDVVGAKNSVLKLMAAALLAEGTTTITNCPQILDVPLMGDVLRSVGCDVVIDGDTAKITTPAELSHRADSAAMGKLRASVCVLGPLVGRLKQAVVALPGGDAIGSRPLDMHQNGLRKLGATSTIEHGCVVAKADGLRGAQIWLDFPSVGATENILMAAVLAEGTTVIDNAAREPEIVDICTMLTEMGAKVEGAGTSTLTVEGVEKLNPTEHRVIGDRIVGATWAFAAAMTRGDLTVRGVNPHYLDLVLDKLRLAGAEVETFDGEGFRIVQNERPKAVDWVTLPYPGFATDLQPFAVALSAVSEGTSMITENIYEARFRFIEEMMRLSGDARTDGHHAVVRGVERLSSAPVWAADIRAGAGLVLAGLCADGVTEVWDVFHIDRGYPHFVENLNRLGARIERVSGEPERA from the coding sequence ATGAGCGAGCACTTCGACGTGCACGGCGGAGCACGGCTGGTCGGCGAGGTCGACGTGGTCGGAGCGAAGAACAGCGTCCTGAAACTGATGGCCGCGGCCCTGTTGGCCGAGGGCACGACGACCATCACGAACTGCCCCCAGATCCTGGACGTCCCGCTGATGGGCGACGTCCTGCGCAGTGTCGGCTGCGACGTCGTCATCGACGGCGACACCGCCAAGATCACCACTCCCGCCGAACTGTCCCACCGAGCCGATTCGGCCGCGATGGGCAAGCTGCGCGCGTCGGTCTGCGTGCTGGGCCCGCTGGTCGGACGGCTCAAGCAGGCCGTCGTGGCGCTGCCGGGTGGTGACGCCATCGGCTCCCGGCCGCTGGACATGCACCAGAACGGCCTGCGCAAGCTGGGCGCCACCAGCACCATCGAGCACGGCTGCGTCGTGGCGAAGGCCGACGGCCTGCGCGGCGCGCAGATCTGGCTGGACTTCCCGAGCGTCGGCGCCACCGAGAACATCCTGATGGCCGCCGTGCTCGCCGAGGGCACCACGGTCATCGACAACGCCGCGCGCGAGCCCGAGATCGTCGACATCTGCACGATGCTGACCGAGATGGGCGCGAAGGTCGAAGGCGCGGGCACCTCGACCCTCACCGTCGAGGGCGTCGAGAAGCTCAACCCCACCGAGCACCGCGTGATCGGCGACCGGATCGTCGGCGCGACCTGGGCGTTCGCCGCCGCGATGACCCGGGGCGACCTGACCGTCCGCGGCGTCAACCCGCACTACCTCGACCTGGTCCTCGACAAGCTCCGCCTGGCGGGCGCCGAGGTCGAGACGTTCGACGGCGAAGGTTTCCGCATCGTCCAGAACGAGCGCCCGAAGGCGGTCGACTGGGTGACGCTGCCGTACCCCGGCTTCGCGACCGACCTGCAGCCGTTCGCGGTGGCGCTGTCGGCGGTGTCCGAAGGCACCTCGATGATCACGGAGAACATCTACGAGGCCCGCTTCCGGTTCATCGAAGAGATGATGCGGCTCTCCGGCGACGCGCGCACCGACGGGCACCACGCCGTCGTCCGCGGCGTGGAGAGGCTCTCCAGCGCGCCGGTGTGGGCGGCGGACATCCGCGCCGGGGCCGGGCTGGTGCTGGCAGGGCTGTGCGCGGACGGCGTCACCGAGGTCTGGGACGTCTTCCACATCGACCGCGGCTACCCGCATTTCGTGGAGAACCTGAACCGGCTCGGTGCCCGCATCGAGCGGGTCTCGGGCGAACCCGAGCGGGCCTAG
- a CDS encoding cob(I)yrinic acid a,c-diamide adenosyltransferase has translation MVVRINRVYTKVGDNGTTALGDGSRVPKTSPRLAAYADVDEANSVIGLALAMGGLSGEIADVLRGIQNDLFDVGADLCAPIVENPPYEPLRITERYIERLEGWCDEFNERVPKLTSFILPGGTPGAAFLHQARTVARRAERSGWALFEAEQDTTNQLAIKYLNRLSDLLFILSRLANPDGDILWQPGGAS, from the coding sequence ATGGTCGTTCGCATCAACCGCGTTTACACGAAGGTCGGCGACAACGGCACCACGGCACTCGGCGACGGCTCCCGCGTGCCGAAGACGTCGCCGCGGCTGGCCGCGTACGCCGACGTCGACGAAGCCAACTCCGTCATCGGGCTCGCGCTCGCGATGGGCGGTCTCTCCGGGGAAATCGCCGATGTCCTGCGTGGGATCCAGAACGATCTCTTCGACGTCGGCGCGGATCTGTGCGCGCCGATCGTGGAGAACCCGCCGTACGAGCCGCTGCGCATCACCGAGCGGTACATCGAACGGCTGGAAGGCTGGTGCGACGAGTTCAACGAGCGCGTGCCGAAGCTGACGTCGTTCATCCTGCCGGGTGGTACCCCGGGGGCGGCGTTCCTGCACCAGGCGCGCACCGTCGCGCGGCGGGCCGAGCGCTCGGGCTGGGCGCTGTTCGAGGCCGAGCAGGACACCACCAATCAGCTGGCGATCAAGTACCTGAACCGGCTTTCGGATCTGCTGTTCATCCTGTCGCGACTGGCCAATCCGGACGGCGACATCCTGTGGCAGCCCGGCGGCGCGAGCTGA
- the aroA gene encoding 3-phosphoshikimate 1-carboxyvinyltransferase, producing MTIVDIPGSKSITARGLFLAAAAHGETVLSRPLSSDDSEGFAEGLLKLGYQVSRTSGEWTIEGRPEGPAVDSADVFCRDGATTARFLPALAAAGHGTFRFDASEQMRARPLGPLTDALLELGVDLTFEGEPGHHPLVVRAAGIKGGDLTLDAGLSSQFLTALLLVGPLATEGLRITVTDLVSVPYVEITIAMMRRFGVEVVRDGDTFVVPPTPYQACRYEIEPDASTSSYFFAAAALTGQSVTVPGLGEGALQGDLAFVEVLRQMGADVEVGPDAVTVTGTGGLRGVTVNMRDISDTVPTLAAIAPFADGPVRIEDVYNTRIKECDRLAACEENLRAMGVPVETGRDWIEIQPATPSGALMRCRRDHRIAMAFSVTGLRTPGITLDDPGCVKKTFPGFHDALASLRASWGL from the coding sequence GTGACCATCGTCGACATCCCCGGTTCGAAGTCGATCACCGCCCGAGGCCTGTTCCTCGCGGCCGCCGCCCACGGTGAGACCGTGCTGAGCAGGCCACTGAGTTCGGATGACTCCGAGGGCTTCGCCGAGGGCCTCCTCAAGCTCGGCTATCAGGTATCCCGCACCTCCGGCGAGTGGACCATCGAGGGCAGGCCAGAGGGTCCCGCCGTCGACAGCGCGGACGTCTTCTGCCGCGACGGCGCCACCACCGCGCGCTTCCTCCCCGCCCTGGCCGCCGCCGGCCACGGGACCTTCCGCTTCGACGCCTCCGAGCAGATGCGCGCCCGGCCGCTGGGGCCGCTCACCGACGCGCTGCTGGAACTGGGCGTCGACCTCACCTTCGAAGGCGAGCCGGGGCATCACCCGCTGGTGGTGCGGGCCGCCGGGATCAAAGGCGGGGACCTGACACTGGACGCGGGGCTGTCTTCGCAGTTCCTGACCGCGCTGCTGCTGGTCGGGCCGCTGGCCACCGAAGGACTGCGGATCACCGTGACCGACCTCGTTTCGGTGCCCTACGTCGAGATCACCATCGCGATGATGCGGCGCTTCGGCGTCGAGGTCGTCCGGGACGGCGACACGTTCGTCGTGCCGCCCACGCCGTACCAAGCGTGCCGCTATGAGATCGAACCCGACGCTTCGACGTCGAGCTACTTCTTCGCGGCGGCGGCCTTGACCGGGCAGTCGGTGACCGTGCCGGGCCTTGGCGAAGGCGCTCTGCAAGGGGATCTGGCCTTCGTCGAGGTCCTGCGGCAGATGGGCGCGGACGTCGAGGTCGGCCCGGACGCCGTCACCGTGACCGGAACGGGCGGGCTGCGCGGCGTCACGGTGAACATGCGCGACATCTCCGACACGGTGCCGACGCTCGCGGCCATCGCGCCGTTCGCGGACGGGCCGGTGCGGATCGAGGACGTCTACAACACGCGGATCAAGGAATGCGACCGGCTCGCGGCGTGCGAGGAGAACCTGCGCGCGATGGGCGTCCCGGTGGAGACCGGGCGGGACTGGATCGAGATCCAGCCTGCCACGCCTTCGGGGGCGCTCATGCGGTGCCGGCGGGATCACCGGATCGCGATGGCGTTCAGTGTCACCGGGCTGCGGACGCCGGGGATCACGCTGGACGATCCGGGGTGCGTGAAGAAGACCTTTCCCGGGTTCCACGACGCTCTCGCTTCGCTCCGCGCCTCCTGGGGGCTGTGA
- a CDS encoding DUF2550 domain-containing protein — translation MEIAVGVLGALTILAVFAAWYSLRWVRMRRGGGVSVALRWRPDEARSSWHLGLGRYEGDEFVWFRVWSLRTGPDRVFQRASMEIADRRDPSGTEAYAVPEGSIVLRCESATQEAIEIAMGPGALTGFLSWLESAPPGRRLPRAS, via the coding sequence GTGGAAATCGCCGTGGGTGTTCTCGGGGCCCTGACCATCCTGGCCGTTTTCGCGGCCTGGTATTCGTTGCGATGGGTCCGGATGCGCCGCGGTGGTGGCGTGAGCGTCGCGCTGCGGTGGCGTCCGGACGAGGCGCGGTCCAGCTGGCATCTCGGGCTGGGCCGCTACGAGGGTGACGAGTTCGTCTGGTTCCGGGTGTGGAGCCTGCGGACCGGCCCGGACCGGGTGTTCCAACGGGCGAGTATGGAGATCGCGGACCGTCGCGATCCCTCCGGTACGGAGGCGTACGCCGTCCCCGAAGGTTCGATCGTCCTGCGCTGTGAGTCGGCCACGCAGGAGGCGATCGAGATCGCGATGGGCCCCGGCGCCCTCACCGGCTTCCTCTCCTGGCTGGAGTCCGCTCCTCCGGGCAGGCGCCTCCCGCGCGCTTCCTGA
- a CDS encoding F0F1 ATP synthase subunit epsilon, which translates to MAEISVELVAVERRLWSGTATFVVAQTTEGEIGIMAGHEPVLGQLVEGGVVKVTTTDGETVTAAVHGGFLSVTATGVSILAESAELSHEIDVDAAKKALSGEDEQERARATAQLRAAGQSV; encoded by the coding sequence GTGGCTGAGATTTCTGTCGAGCTGGTAGCCGTCGAGCGCCGTCTCTGGTCCGGTACCGCCACGTTCGTGGTGGCCCAGACCACCGAGGGCGAGATCGGCATCATGGCCGGTCACGAGCCGGTTCTCGGCCAGCTCGTCGAGGGCGGCGTCGTGAAGGTGACGACCACGGACGGCGAGACCGTGACCGCCGCGGTGCACGGCGGCTTCCTGTCGGTCACCGCGACCGGCGTGAGCATCCTCGCCGAGAGCGCGGAACTTTCGCACGAGATCGACGTCGACGCGGCCAAGAAGGCGTTGAGCGGCGAAGACGAGCAAGAGCGGGCTAGGGCAACCGCCCAGCTCCGCGCGGCCGGTCAGTCGGTCTGA
- the atpD gene encoding F0F1 ATP synthase subunit beta, protein MTSTETPRAKGRIVSVTGPVVDVEFPRGAVPDQFNALKVEIEFEQLRKTVTLEVASHLGDNLVRTISLQPQDGLVRGAEVTNTGGPITVPVGDKVKGHVYNALGECLDEPGYGDDLERWGIHRNPPSFDQLEGKTKMLETGLKVVDLLTPYVEGGKIGLFGGAGVGKTVLIKEMITRVARNFGGTSVFAGVGERTREGNDLFLEMSEDGVINDTALVFGQMDEPPGTRMRVALSALTMAEYFRDVQNQDVLLFIDNIFRFTQAGSEVSTLLGRMPSAVGYQPTLADEMGQLQERITSTRGRSITSMQAIYVPADDYTDPAPATTFAHLDATTELSRGVFQKGIFPAVDPLASTSTILDPAIVGEDHYRVASEVIRILQKYKELQDIIAILGMDELSEEDKLTVQRARRIERFLSQNMLVAEAFTQIPGSTVPLSETIESFDRITKGDFDHYPEQAFLGIGGLEDLEKKYKEITKK, encoded by the coding sequence ATGACCAGTACTGAAACCCCGCGTGCCAAGGGGCGCATCGTCTCGGTGACCGGCCCGGTCGTCGACGTCGAGTTCCCGCGCGGTGCCGTTCCCGACCAGTTCAACGCGCTCAAGGTCGAAATCGAGTTCGAGCAGCTGCGCAAGACGGTGACCCTCGAGGTCGCCAGCCACCTCGGTGACAACCTCGTCCGCACCATCTCGCTCCAGCCGCAGGACGGCCTGGTGCGTGGCGCCGAGGTCACCAACACCGGTGGCCCCATCACCGTCCCGGTGGGCGACAAGGTCAAGGGCCACGTCTACAACGCGCTCGGCGAGTGCCTCGACGAGCCCGGCTACGGCGACGACCTCGAGCGCTGGGGCATCCACCGCAACCCGCCTTCCTTCGACCAGCTCGAAGGCAAGACGAAGATGCTGGAGACCGGCCTCAAGGTCGTCGACCTGCTGACCCCGTACGTCGAGGGTGGCAAGATCGGCCTGTTCGGCGGTGCCGGCGTCGGCAAGACGGTGCTCATCAAGGAGATGATCACCCGTGTCGCCCGGAACTTCGGTGGTACCTCGGTGTTCGCCGGTGTCGGCGAGCGCACCCGTGAGGGCAACGACCTCTTCCTGGAGATGTCCGAGGACGGCGTCATCAACGACACCGCCCTCGTCTTCGGTCAGATGGACGAGCCGCCGGGCACCCGTATGCGGGTCGCGCTGTCCGCGCTGACCATGGCGGAGTACTTCCGCGATGTGCAGAACCAGGACGTGCTGCTCTTCATCGACAACATCTTCCGGTTCACCCAGGCCGGTTCCGAGGTGTCGACCCTGCTGGGCCGTATGCCTTCGGCCGTGGGTTACCAGCCGACGCTGGCGGACGAGATGGGTCAGCTCCAGGAGCGGATCACCTCGACCCGTGGTCGTTCGATCACCTCGATGCAGGCGATCTACGTCCCCGCGGACGACTACACCGACCCGGCCCCGGCCACGACGTTCGCCCACCTGGACGCCACCACGGAGCTTTCGCGTGGCGTGTTCCAGAAGGGCATCTTCCCGGCGGTGGACCCGCTGGCGTCGACGTCGACCATTCTCGACCCGGCCATCGTCGGTGAGGACCACTACCGCGTGGCCTCCGAGGTCATCCGGATCCTGCAGAAGTACAAGGAACTGCAGGACATCATCGCGATCCTCGGTATGGACGAGCTGTCGGAAGAAGACAAGCTGACCGTTCAGCGCGCGCGCCGCATCGAGCGGTTCCTGTCGCAGAACATGCTGGTCGCCGAGGCGTTCACGCAGATCCCGGGCTCGACCGTGCCGCTGTCGGAGACCATCGAGTCCTTCGACCGCATCACCAAGGGCGACTTCGACCACTACCCGGAGCAGGCGTTCCTGGGTATCGGTGGCCTCGAAGACCTCGAGAAGAAGTACAAGGAAATCACCAAAAAGTGA